The Chloroflexota bacterium DNA window GTCCGCCTGGGTGACCCTCCGGACACAGACCGGCTCAACGACGAGGTCGCCGAGCTCCACGCCCTGGTTCGCCGTGGTGAGGAGGTAGCGGTACGCGGGATCGAGCGCGACGAGGATGTGGACGTCCCCGTCCACCTCGTGGCGGACCGCCGCGACCGTCCCGGTGATGGAGATGCAGGCGGCATGGATCGCGAGGCGGTACGGGTGGTAGACGTAGCGATCCTGATCGGTGGGGGAGCAGGTGGCCGGGTTCGCCGTCGGGCGCGTTGTCGGGCGGGCAGACGCTTGTGCCAGCGCCTTCGCAGTCGCGTGCGCGGCGGTAGTGGGAGCGGTGGCCGTGTCGGCCGCGGGGGCGGCGGATGGCGCGCTGCTCGGCGCCGCGGAGGTCCCGATGCCGGCCGTCGCCCCGGCGAGGCCGCCGGCTCCGCTCGTCCCGCTCGGGCTTGGCGGCGGTGCGACGGCCACCGCGATGACCACGACGATCGCCGCGAGGACGACGACGCCAAGGACGAGCCGACTCGACGCTGACATCCCCGGTGCCCCTCCCTGTCGTGTCCCGCCCACACAGGGCGATGGTGCATTCTGCGCTCACCTACGCGCCCGTTGCGTGCTTGGCGGCACGAGTGCCCTTCGTCTCGTTCCGGCCCGTGGCACCCCGTTCATCCTCGAGCCGGGTACGCGCGGAGTGCGTGCCGACGCGCCTGGTGCGTACTGGATGCGACGAGGTCATCGCGCGGGCCGCTCGACCGCCCCACTGCTCCGTCGCGTCGTGTTCCACGATCTTGCACGCACATGGCGCGTAAATGGCACGAAACCGCCGCGGCGCCGGGCTCGAGCTGACGATCAGACATCCGGCTGGCGAGCGCTCGGGACGGAGCAAGGCCGTGAGCGCGCGTGAGAGGATCACCGTGATGGGCGACTCGATGACGGCAATGCGTCCTGAGGTACCCCGTTGATGGCCGCGCCTGGCCTCATTCCGACCATCGTCGGCAACCTGGTCCCGCTGATCGGGGTGCTCCTCTTCGGCTGGGATCTGCCATCGATCGTGGTGATGTACTGGATCGAGACCGGCGTCGGCGGACTCGTCAACGTCCTGAGGATCCGCAAGTCGATGGCGCTCGGGCCGCCGACCGTCAACGCCGATGGATCGATCGAGCGGCCGATCGTGCGCGCAGCCTTGTCCGGCAGCTGGCGGCTCCCCCTCATCTGGCTCGTGGCCTACGGGATCTTCTGGGCGATCCTCGGGCCGTTCGTCATCCAGATCGCGAACGGTGGCTTCTACGAGGGCGCCAGCCAGACCGGCTGGAGTGGGGTCTCCGCTGACGTGATCGCCTGGGGCACCGTCAGCCTGGTCGGCGGCCAGGTGGGCACCTACACCCTGGATTACGTCATCGGGCGGCGCTATCTGACGGTGACGCCGCTCGAGCTCCTCCGGGACCCGTTCGTCCGGATCTTCATCATCCTGGCGACGATCGCGGTGGGCGGGGTCGGCATCGCCCTGCTCGGTTCGCCGGTCGGGTTCCTCGCCGCGATGGTGGTCGCCAAGACCATCGTGGAGTTCTGGTTCACCCGGCCGGCTCGCGCCGCCATCTCGACCGGCTCGTGCCCGACGCCCTGAACCGGACGCCTTGAACCGGACCTAAACCGGCTCACGGTGCGTGGTAGATTGCGGCGGTGTCCCGCCCCCGACGGGAGCCCAGCGGGACGATCGAGAGATCGAAGGAGCGCCGCTCCGTGAGACACCTCATTGTCACCCTCGGGGTCGCGACGATTCTGGCTGCCTGCGGGGGCTCGGCCGCACCGCCCAGTCCGGCACCCACCGCGACGCCTGCCGTTGCCACCGCGGTCCCTGCGAGCCCGACGGCACCGCCAACCGCCGCGCCGACCGAGACGCCCCCGGCATCCTCGGCACTCACGACATCCGGCCCGGGTGGATCGGGGGCGTTTGTCGTTGCCGGCCTCACGTCCATGCTCCCGGTCAGCGCCGACCAGCCGGACTCCTCCACGTTCGCGACGTCATTCGCGTCGGAGACCCCGGAGATCCTCGTCGCGTACCAGCTGGCGCCCGGGCTCGCGGGTAAGATCACCTCGATCTGGAGGACCGTGGGGGGCGACGCGAAGACCACGTCGTTCGACTATCCGGCTTCGGCTCCGTGGGCTTACTTCAGCCTCACCTACGTGAACGGATTCGTTCCCGGCGACTACGAGGAGATCCTCACCTTCGAACGGACGGGCGAGTCGGTGACCCTCCCCTTCACGATCACCGGGCCGCGCCGACCGCCGGCGACTCCCACGCCGCTGCCGAGCGGGACGAGTGCCTTCACGCTTCTCCGAACCGCAACCGGTGCCGACTCCTCGAAGTCACGCCCAGATCCGGCGACGTTCACCGATTCGTTCCCGACCACGGCGCCCGCCATCTTTGTCGTGTTCTCGTTGCGGCCGGAACTGACCGGAAAAGTCACCTGCACGATGACCGCCAATGGCTCGGCGCTCATCAAGCCGCTGTCGATCGACTACGGGACGCGCAACAGCTGGGGTGACTTCAAGGTCAACCCGGCCGGCGAGTTCTCGGCGGGCGACTACGTGGCCACCGTGACCTACACGCCGACGGGTGAGGCGCAGACGGTCAGGTTCACGGTCAAGTGATCGGGCGGGACACCACGGGCACGGTGTAACCCGGCGCTACGCCTTGAGTAGGGCGCTCGTGCCTTTCGTCGTGTTGGTGGAGCCCGCGACGTGCTCCACCTGCTGCTGGATCGTCGCCCAGGCCCGATCACTCCAGGTGTCCCGCGACGGTTGAGGCGAACCCTCCGCTTCAGGACCGACGGGTGGTTGTTTCGCCGGCGCGAGTCCCCCAGTTGGCGCGTACCAAAGTATGATATATTGCTACATGACGGCAGTATCAATCCTATATCACGCGTGAATAAAAGAGCCTTTCGATCATGATCTTCCGCACCCCCGAACTCACGGAACAGGAGCTCCGCGTCATCGCGAGGATCGATCGGGTGCGCGACGCTCTGCGTCATCAACTCCCGGATCAGCACAACTGGGTCGGGCTATTGCGCCGCGTGATGCTCGCGCGTGCCATCCAGGGATCCAACAGCATCGAGGGCTACAACGTCAGCCTGGATGATGCCGTGGCGGCCGTCGCCGGCGAACCACCGCTCGATGCCGAGGATGGGGCATGGCGGGCCGTCGTCGGATATCGCGATGCGATGACCTATGTCCTGCAGCTGGCGGACGACACGCACTTCGCCTACGACGAGAACCTGATACGGGGACTCCACTACATGATGTTGAGCTACGCGCTCGACAAGAGCCCCGGGCGTTGGCGGCCGGGCTCCGTCTTCGTCGTGGACGAGGCTACGCACGAGGTCGTCTACACGGGTCCAGACGCGATGGACGTACCCGACCTCATGCATGAGCTCGTCGACGAACTTCGTGCCGCTGATCAGGTCCCCCCGATGGTCAAAGCCGCGATGGCGCATCTCAGCCTCGCGATGATCCATCCCTTTCGGGACGGAAACGGACGAATGGCGCGCTGCCTGCAGACGCTCGTTCTCGCTCGGGAGGGCATCGTCGCTTCGCCCTTCGTGAGCATCGAGGAATACCTCGGGGCCAACACCGGGGCGTACTACAGGGTGCTCCAGGAGGTCGGCCAGGGAACCTGGCGGCCGGAGCGCGATGCTCGCCCGTGGATTCGGTTTGTCCTGACGGCGCACTATCGACAGGCACTGACCATGATCCGACGAGCGGAAGAGGCGGAGCGTCGCTGGACGCTGCTCACCCGGGAGGCGACCCGGCTGAAGCTCCCCGAACGATCCGTGCCAGCGTTGTTCAACGCAGCGCTGCAGTTCAGGCTGAGGAACGCTGACTATCGGGAGGTGGCCGAGGTCAACGAGCACATCGCCGGCCGCGATCTGGGTCGTCTTGTCGCTTCCGGTTTGCTTGGTGCAAAGGGAGAGCGCCGCGGGCGATATTACGTCGCGACGGCCCGACTCCTGGCTCTCGATGCGTCGATCCGAACCGAGCGAAAACCCGTCGAGGACCCGTTCACGACCGCGATGGGCGAAACGCCGAGCCTCTGAGGTCGCCATCGCCGACCGAGCGAGCGATACGCCAGCATTGACAACTTCTCTCTATTGCTAGTAGTGTCCGATAAGCAGAACGACGAAGTTGTCCCGCCACCGAAGTCTGAGGCGCTCTGGCATGGTCCTTGCCGACACGCCCTCCGCAGAGCTCGTTGAGCTTCTGCCAAAGGCCTTCTACTCTCCGAGCGAGTTGGCAGATCTCGCCTCACTCTCGAGCTCGACGATCTTGAACTACATTCACGATGGTCGGCTTGTCGCCGTGCGCCTGTCCGAGCGGACCTACCGAATCCCGCGGAAGGCCGTCATTCGATTGCTGGGGCTGGGAGCTCCGGCGCCCGTCGTCGTGGTGGCTCCGTCGCGAACCGTCGAGTTCTAGTCACCGCCATCGTGGATGCGGCGTGACGGGGGCGGTCAGCCCCACGCCGCTCACGAACGGTCAGCTGCACGCACGCCGCGATCGACTCACGGATTTCCTCGACGCCTGGGGCGACCTTCGGGTCAGCGACCTGGGTGGCGCGGGTGAGCGCCGCCTGCTCGAGTTCTACTTCGAAGCTCCGGGCACGGAACTGGCGGTCGAGATCAAGGCACGGTATCGCGAGTACTACCGTCGCGGGTGGACCGACGATTGGCAGATCGCCAGGTACACCCATGAGTACCTCGACGTGGCGCGCAGGAAGCGACTCGCCTATCACCTCCACGACATCGGGTCGCGCAGATCGGTGCCCCACGCACATTGCGGGAGCGCCGACAACCTGGCGGACGCCGAGGGCACGCACCACCTTCGTGCCATCGAGTTCGACCTGCGAGAAGCGCACGAGGAATTCATGGAGCTGTGGGCTTCGAATGCGTTCCCGGATTGTGCGCGCTTCCGTCCCCTCGATATCAGTCGGGCCCCCGACGAAGGCTCGAGCTGACGATCAGACATCCGAACCCGCGCGAGTCCCCTCAGTAGTGCTCGCGGATGTAGGCGTAGGCGCGGTCGTAGAGCTCGCCGGCCGGCGGGAGGGCGTTGTTGCGGAGGACGAGCCGGAGCTGGCGGCGGACCTCGCGGTCGCCGGGCTGGCTCTCCTGCCAGCCAGTGCCGCGGACCGGTCGCACGATCGCGTCGATCTCCTCCACGACGTGCTCGATGATCGCCGGGGTGCCCGGCGGCGCGTATTCGGAGAGGATCTGGGTGAGGGCGCCGCGGTCGGGATCGAGAACCTCGAACGCGTCGAGCCGACCGTCCGCCTCGGCGCGCTCCGCGCCGACGAGCTGGCGGGCGAGTTCGAGCAGCCGCTTGAGGAACTCGACCGAGTCCTTCGCGCCTTCGAGGCGGGTCCGGCGCAGCTCCTCGAGCCGCTCCGAGAGCGTTCGCCAGACCGGGTGCGTCCTCTCGCCGGCGAGCTTGCGACGAAGGCGCGCCTCGATCGTGTCGAGGACATCGTCGACGGTCGGCGCCAGGCTTCCGACCACGACCGATGCGTCGAACAGTTCGAGCTGGCGGAGCGCCTCGAACGTGCCCGCGTCGATCGCCACGGACTCCAGGCCACCCGACCCGACAACGACATCGGTGACGTAGTCGGCGAGGAGTTCGGCGGTCTTCGCGCCGAGGCGGTGCCAGAGGAGCGCATCGGCATTCGCGACCGGCTGGATCGAGGCGTACACCCGGGCAAGCCAGCGGTAGTCGTCCTCGAACGCTCGGAGACGAAGGTCCGGCGAGAGCAGCTCGAAGAGCGCCTCGCAGCGGAGGAACGCCTCGGCGAACTCGGCCCGCGCATCCACCGTGGCGACTCGCTCCTGGGCCGCCATGAGCTGCTCGTACCCGCTCGACCGCCGATCGACGCCACCGAACCGCGAAATGAGATCGGCGACCCAGCCGGCGAGGAGCGCGAAGAGCTCCGCGACATCGGCCGGGAGCGCCTTCCGTCCGCCGCGATCCTTGACGGCGACCGCCCGGGCGAGCTCGGCGCCGAGACCGACGTAGTCGACGATGAGCCCGTACAGCTTCTCCTGATCGGTGACCGGGTTCGTCCAGCGGCGGTTCGTCCGGCAGACCGCCTGGAACAGCGTGTGCGCGCGGAGCGGCTTGTCGAGGTACATCACCCCCTCGATCGGCGCGTCGAAGCCGGTGAGGAGCTTGGCGGTGACGATGAGGAAGCGGAGCGGATCGGCCGGATCGAGGAACCGGTCGCGGATGCGGACCTCCTCGTCGCGCTCGCGGTCGAAGACGGACCACTCGGCCGGGTCGTCCTTGGCGCTCGTCATGACGACCGTCGCCTCCTCGCCCGGCCGGAGGTGGCGGTTGATCTCGGCGAGGTAGCGGACGCACAGCTCGCGATCGAAGGCGACCACCTGGGCCTTGAGGCCCAACGGCTCGACCTTGCGCCGGTAGTGCTCGACGATGTCGGCGCAGACGGCCTCGATCCGGGCCGGGGTCTTCATGAGCTCATCCACCCGACTCGCCCGTCGGGCGAGCATCCCCTGCTCGCGCTCATCGAGCGCCTCCGCCTCGGCGAGCTCGGCGAACGCCTCGTCGAGCGCCGCCCGATCGATGTGGAAGTCGACGAGCCGGGTCTCGATGTGGATCGGCAGCGTCGCCCCGTCGGCGATCGAACGCTCGACGCTGTAGTGATTGAGGACGCCGTCCGGATCGTCGGGATCGCCGAAGGTCGTCCAGGTGTTGCGATCGGCCGTCGAGATCGGGGTCCCGGTGAGGCCGATGAGCCGGGCATTCGGGAGCGCGCCGCGCAGGTCGAGCCCGAGCCGGCCCTCCTGGGTGCGGTGGGCCTCGTCGACCATGACGACGATGTTCGAGCGCTCGTTGAGGAGGCCCGCATCGGCGAACCGGAAGATCGTCGTGACGATGATGCCGCGGGTGTCCTCGCGGAGGAGCCGCCGCAGCTCCTCCTTCGTCTGCGCGATCCGCAACCCGGGCAGGCCGACCGAGGCGAACTCGGAGCCGATCTGCTCGATGAGATCGAGCCGATCGAGGACGACGAGGATCGTCGGCGCATCGAGATCGAGCTGCGCCCGGAGCTTGGCCGCGGCGAAGGCCATGATCATCGTCTTGCCCGAGCCCTGGTGATGCCAGACGAGGCCGTTGCGGCGGCGTGGATCGCGGACCCGGGCGACGATCGCCTCGACCGCTTCGACCTGCGGGTAGCGGGGGATGATCTTCTCGGTGTAGCCGCCGGCGGAGGACGAGCGGCGGGAGAAGAGGGTGTACGTTCGGAGGATGTCGAGGACGAGCTCGGGGCGGAGGAGGAGCTCGACCGAGCGGAGGACGTTCGCCATCCCCGGCAAGCCGAATGGATCGGTCGTCCGCGACCAGGGGAGCCAGTCCTGGGCCGGCTCGCGGATCGCCCCGTAGCGGAGCTCCTTGCCCTCCGTCGCGAACGAGAGGACGTTCGGGACGAAGAAGCCCGGGGTCTTCACCTCGTACGCGCTGTGGATGTCGAGCGCGCCGTTGAGCCACGACGTCGTCGCGCTGATCGGCGTCTTCGTCTCGCCGACCACGAGCGGCAGGCCGTTCACCCAGAGGACGAGGTCGTAGCGGCGTTCCTCGGTCCCGGCGTGGTACGTCACCTCGGTCGAGACGACGAGCGAATTCGCCCGCGGGTGATCGAAATCGATGAGCCGGACCGGCTCGAACGTCTCGGTCCCGAGGTAGCGGATCGTCTGCTGGCCGCGCAACCACTCGATGAGGTGGCGGTTCGCCTCGATCAGCCCGTCGTTCGCGACCGACAGGATCGCCGCCCTGATCTTCGGCAGAACCTCGTCGACCCGGTCCGGCTGCGCGGCGATCGCCGGGTTGAGGCGCATGAGCGCGGCGATGACGTCCGCCTCGACGAGCACGGAGTCGAGCGGTCGATCGAGGCTGCCGCCTGCGACGAAGCGCCAGCCGAGATCGGGTCGGGTGAGGCGCTCGACGAGGGCGGCCTGGACGGCGGACTCCGCGAGCTGACTCATGCAGCGCCGTCGAGGAACCGGTCGTAGGTGGTCGGAATGGGATGCCTTCCCGTGAGGAGGTCGGAGGATAGCGCGGACCGAGCGAGGAACGCGACGTGAGCGTGATTTTCAACAAGCATCCGCACCGAGCGCATCTCTCTTAGCGCATCGACCGTAGTTGCCGTGTTGAGCGGCATACGGACGGGAATACTGCCGACTATCTGAGTGTTCAGATTGGGGAGGGTGATCCCCACGGCGTGGTCAATGAGCCAGACATTGGTATCACGCGTGCTGAGGGCCTCGAACACGGCTTCGGGCAGACCCTGGTTGACTCTCACCCTGACGGTCCCCGTCCCACAAAGCCAGTCACGCTCCCGTTCGCCCACGAGCGCACGCTTCGTAAGATCACCACGCCGAGCCAGGAGGATGTCCCCCGGCTGAAGCCGATGGCGAGCGAGACGCCTCGCATGCTCTTCGGGGACTCGTGCAATGGCATCGACCGAGATGCGCCCCGCGTCCATGTCCTGAGGCATAACCACAGGGACGCCATCAGTGACGTAGTCACTCGCGTGTAACTGGCTGCCGAAAGGACCTATCTGAATCCCGTCAGGACTGCATAGTTCCCGCAGGGGATGCGCCTCCGTACCGTCCTGGGAGAAGGTCTCGTCGCGAAGAGCGTCGATGGCGGTGTCGACGGCGACCGCTAGCCGCCGGCTCTTGTCAGTGATCTCTCCCAGCGTCCCGATGAGATCGACGATGCGGCGCTGCTCGGCGAGCGGCGGTAGGTCGAACTCGAATGCCGCGAGATCGGCCGCGCTCGTGCGCGGCATTCGACTTCCGGCTGAGCTGGCCATCGCCCATTCGGTGAGGGGATCAGCGCATGCGACCAAGTACAGGAACTCATCGATGACCGACTCTCGGCTCGGGCGAAGCACGAGAATCTCAGGCGAGCACACACCATCCCACCCTGCGAGAGCGACCTTGCGGAGGTAGGGGCGAAGCCGGCCGAAAAGGGTATCGCCTGGTGAGAAACGGGTGACCTGACTCGTCACCTCCGCCACGGCGCCCGTAACGCCGATCCTCGGTGAACCCGAGGGCATTGCTTCCAGACCGACATACGGCGTGCCAGGAACGAGTTCACGCGGATCCGCGCGGTCGACAACTACTTTGCAGACGTCGCCTATCCGGACATGCCGCCAACCCTCACGCATAGCCTGCCTCGCGAAGCCGTTCGGCGAGCCGCTCCTCTGCCGCGCGGAGCGCCTGCTGCGCCTCCCTCAACTCCGCAAGTGCGGTGGCAACGGCGATGACCTCAGCAGCCGCGCCCTTGATGTAGCGGCCGATGTTGAGGTCCCAGCCGTTCGCCTCGATCTCGGCACGAGGCACGAGGCGACTCCCGATGTCGTCAGTGGCCGCAGCGCCAGAGCTGTTTCGATACGCGGCGACGATCGCATCGACATCGTCTGCTCGGAGCTGGTTCTGGTTGCGGCCCTTCGCGAACCGCTTCGAACCATCGACGAACAGGACGTGGCCGCGACGCTCCGGCGCCTTCTCGGCTCGGAAGATGAGCAGACAGGCGGGGATCGAGGTCGAGTAGAAGAGGTTCGAGGCAAGGCCGACGATCGCTTCGAGCCGGTCCGATCGGATGAGACATTCGCGGATGACGCCCTCGGCTGCGCCGCGAAAGAGCACCCCGTGCGGCATGACGACGCCAACCCGTCCGGTCACGGGCTTCATCGAGGCGACCATGTGTTGAACCCAGGCGTAGTCGCCGAAGCTCGCCGGTGGGACGCCGCACGAGGGCCGACCCCATGGATCGTGCGCCCAGACGTCGGAGCCCCAGTTCTTCAGGCTGAACGGCGGATTGGCGATGACGATGTCGAACCGTTCGAGCCTGCCCCGCTCGTCGAGGAAGCGCGGATCGCGGAGGGTGTCGCCGCGTCGGATTCGGGTGTCCTCGATGTCGTGGAGGAAGAGGTTCATCCGCGCGATCGCCGAGGTAGTGAGGCTCACCTCCTGCCCGGCGAACCGCATCTGGCGGACCGAACCGCCAGCCTCGATCACCTCGTTCGCCGCCTCGACCAACATGCCCCCGGAGCCGACTGCGGGGTCGTACACGGTGTCGGTCGGCTGCGGATCGAGGATGCGGGTGAGGAGCCGCACGACCGCTCTCGGGGTGAAGAACTCGCCGGCCTTCTTGCCGGACTCGTCGGCGAACTGGCGGAGCAGGTACTCATAGGCGTTGCCGAGGACGTCGTGACCGACCCGCGCAGGGCTGAGATTGAGGGTGTGGAACGCCTCGATGAGGTTGAGCAGGGCGTGCTCGGGGAGCTTCTCCTTGTTCGCCCACTGGACGTCGCCGAAGATGCCGGCGAGCGTATTGGGGTTCGCTTGCTGGACGTGGTCGAGGATGCGCTGCAGCGCCACGCCGACGTTCTCGGAGACGCGGCGGAGATCGGACCAGTGGCAGCCGTCAGGCACCGCGAAGCGGTGGTAGTCGGCCTCGATCTCCGGCGTGAGGTCTGATCCGAACTCAGCGATCGCCCGGGCGTGCTCGTCGTTCCACGCGTCCGAGACCCGCTTGTAGAAGAGGAGCGGGAAGATGTACGCCTTGAAGTCGGCCGGATCGACGGGACCGCGGAGGCTGTTCGCGGCGGCCCAGAGGCGACCTTCGAGCTCCTGCTGGGTGAGGCCGCTGGGATCGGGCTGGCTCGTCACGTCCCCCTCGAACGGAGTAGTCGCCGGTCGCGGCGCGTGGGAGCGAGTCTATCGCGCAGCCAGGGGCTGCCGACGTCCGTCCGGGAGATGCAAACAGGGCCAGTCGCTCGCTGGGTCTCTTTACTGCACGCCATAGGCTGGCTGTGAACGCACGTTCGAGATACTATGTGTATGGCGTCAGAGAACATCCTGTTGGCTCTAGGAATTGCACACGAGGAAAGGAAGAAATGGCTACCAAGAATACCGTCGCTTCCGGCGCGCCGGCTGCACAGGCAGAAAAGAAGTCCCACAAGCGGCCTTGGCTGAGCCAAGAGGATGTTCCCAGTTACTCGCTCGAGCAGGCGCTCAGAGTTCCGCGCGCCATTGCGGACAGCTACGCCTTCAAGCCCACTCGTCCGCTTAACGTCGCCGGCGCCATGAAGCTCTCGCCGACATCCGGTCCCTTCAGAAGC harbors:
- a CDS encoding helix-turn-helix domain-containing protein: MVLADTPSAELVELLPKAFYSPSELADLASLSSSTILNYIHDGRLVAVRLSERTYRIPRKAVIRLLGLGAPAPVVVVAPSRTVEF
- a CDS encoding restriction endonuclease subunit S, producing MREGWRHVRIGDVCKVVVDRADPRELVPGTPYVGLEAMPSGSPRIGVTGAVAEVTSQVTRFSPGDTLFGRLRPYLRKVALAGWDGVCSPEILVLRPSRESVIDEFLYLVACADPLTEWAMASSAGSRMPRTSAADLAAFEFDLPPLAEQRRIVDLIGTLGEITDKSRRLAVAVDTAIDALRDETFSQDGTEAHPLRELCSPDGIQIGPFGSQLHASDYVTDGVPVVMPQDMDAGRISVDAIARVPEEHARRLARHRLQPGDILLARRGDLTKRALVGERERDWLCGTGTVRVRVNQGLPEAVFEALSTRDTNVWLIDHAVGITLPNLNTQIVGSIPVRMPLNTATTVDALREMRSVRMLVENHAHVAFLARSALSSDLLTGRHPIPTTYDRFLDGAA
- a CDS encoding HsdR family type I site-specific deoxyribonuclease, whose protein sequence is MSQLAESAVQAALVERLTRPDLGWRFVAGGSLDRPLDSVLVEADVIAALMRLNPAIAAQPDRVDEVLPKIRAAILSVANDGLIEANRHLIEWLRGQQTIRYLGTETFEPVRLIDFDHPRANSLVVSTEVTYHAGTEERRYDLVLWVNGLPLVVGETKTPISATTSWLNGALDIHSAYEVKTPGFFVPNVLSFATEGKELRYGAIREPAQDWLPWSRTTDPFGLPGMANVLRSVELLLRPELVLDILRTYTLFSRRSSSAGGYTEKIIPRYPQVEAVEAIVARVRDPRRRNGLVWHHQGSGKTMIMAFAAAKLRAQLDLDAPTILVVLDRLDLIEQIGSEFASVGLPGLRIAQTKEELRRLLREDTRGIIVTTIFRFADAGLLNERSNIVVMVDEAHRTQEGRLGLDLRGALPNARLIGLTGTPISTADRNTWTTFGDPDDPDGVLNHYSVERSIADGATLPIHIETRLVDFHIDRAALDEAFAELAEAEALDEREQGMLARRASRVDELMKTPARIEAVCADIVEHYRRKVEPLGLKAQVVAFDRELCVRYLAEINRHLRPGEEATVVMTSAKDDPAEWSVFDRERDEEVRIRDRFLDPADPLRFLIVTAKLLTGFDAPIEGVMYLDKPLRAHTLFQAVCRTNRRWTNPVTDQEKLYGLIVDYVGLGAELARAVAVKDRGGRKALPADVAELFALLAGWVADLISRFGGVDRRSSGYEQLMAAQERVATVDARAEFAEAFLRCEALFELLSPDLRLRAFEDDYRWLARVYASIQPVANADALLWHRLGAKTAELLADYVTDVVVGSGGLESVAIDAGTFEALRQLELFDASVVVGSLAPTVDDVLDTIEARLRRKLAGERTHPVWRTLSERLEELRRTRLEGAKDSVEFLKRLLELARQLVGAERAEADGRLDAFEVLDPDRGALTQILSEYAPPGTPAIIEHVVEEIDAIVRPVRGTGWQESQPGDREVRRQLRLVLRNNALPPAGELYDRAYAYIREHY
- a CDS encoding SAM-dependent DNA methyltransferase, with product MTSQPDPSGLTQQELEGRLWAAANSLRGPVDPADFKAYIFPLLFYKRVSDAWNDEHARAIAEFGSDLTPEIEADYHRFAVPDGCHWSDLRRVSENVGVALQRILDHVQQANPNTLAGIFGDVQWANKEKLPEHALLNLIEAFHTLNLSPARVGHDVLGNAYEYLLRQFADESGKKAGEFFTPRAVVRLLTRILDPQPTDTVYDPAVGSGGMLVEAANEVIEAGGSVRQMRFAGQEVSLTTSAIARMNLFLHDIEDTRIRRGDTLRDPRFLDERGRLERFDIVIANPPFSLKNWGSDVWAHDPWGRPSCGVPPASFGDYAWVQHMVASMKPVTGRVGVVMPHGVLFRGAAEGVIRECLIRSDRLEAIVGLASNLFYSTSIPACLLIFRAEKAPERRGHVLFVDGSKRFAKGRNQNQLRADDVDAIVAAYRNSSGAAATDDIGSRLVPRAEIEANGWDLNIGRYIKGAAAEVIAVATALAELREAQQALRAAEERLAERLREAGYA
- a CDS encoding Fic family protein, which codes for MIFRTPELTEQELRVIARIDRVRDALRHQLPDQHNWVGLLRRVMLARAIQGSNSIEGYNVSLDDAVAAVAGEPPLDAEDGAWRAVVGYRDAMTYVLQLADDTHFAYDENLIRGLHYMMLSYALDKSPGRWRPGSVFVVDEATHEVVYTGPDAMDVPDLMHELVDELRAADQVPPMVKAAMAHLSLAMIHPFRDGNGRMARCLQTLVLAREGIVASPFVSIEEYLGANTGAYYRVLQEVGQGTWRPERDARPWIRFVLTAHYRQALTMIRRAEEAERRWTLLTREATRLKLPERSVPALFNAALQFRLRNADYREVAEVNEHIAGRDLGRLVASGLLGAKGERRGRYYVATARLLALDASIRTERKPVEDPFTTAMGETPSL